GTCagtatctttatttttttgattttagtgCTGTCGCAATCGCAATCTTTGTGTGTCAGCCCAGCATCGTGTTCATCATCAACGTCATTGCTCAAGTTTGTGTTGCCTTTGGCAGCATTTTTGATTGCCTTgccatctgctgctgctgttgatgctgacAGAACTACTGTATATAGTATTGCCCAGGGTCTGAgattattgattttatattagCAACTACATGGAAAGCAATAAAGTTTGTGAGTCAAATACTTAATATTCACAAGTATTttcacaaatatataattaaattttgattcgACTTTGTCTTCAGAACAAGTTTGATGAGAAAAAGAGAAATAGCAATAAGTAGGCAAAaggaatataaaattaattcaatatgtCTGGAGTTAGAAATCGAATTGGactattgaattaaatttgtatttaagagTTTTACACTTTCACTCTAGAACTATTGAGATCAAGCAAATCGATTGATCTTTAGATAAATAAAGTCGTGTGGCTTTAACCAATTAGAATTATTCGTCCAGTACGGTTCCGCtcgctttattaaaatttaatattttaacatttatagcttatacacacacagcacgAGCTTTATTAGCCAAATTAAAGTCCAAACTGTTTAAGCAACATAATATGAGATCGCATAAAAAGATTGTCTGTCTCGCTTCACACAcatattctttatatattcTACCTTTTACTTTGTATCTCTTGTTTTGCTGGCTCTATCttgctttgattgtttttatttatgctttgcctttttatgtttttttggCACTTTGACTCTTggccactttttttttgtagtttttttttgggacagcaacaacaagccacattctttataaaaagaaaCGAGAGCTTGAGACGTGGAAGATGCTGAGAGCTGAGAAAGCCGGGCTTGGTTGCCGGTTTAGTTACCTTTTTGTTATGTATTTtcttatttgctttatttgttgtcGCCACAGatttatgcaacttttttgctgttgctgttgttgttgttgccttggctttggctgcgctTGCCAACAAAAGAGGGAGACTAAGCATTCAATGTCAGCCAAGCCGTGGCAGCAACCAACACTAACAACATGTGcgtgttgctcttgttgttgttgtcgtcgtcgccaTGCTGCTGATGATTCATAAAGAATACGCAAAAGAACTGGAAAATCAAGTGGAATGCAATGACAgaaagctgcgctgcgctgcgctctgctctgctctgcttggCTGTGCAGCTGCAGTTAAGCGCGGGTGACGCGCGACAAAACAAAACCGCAAAACGACTTGCAGCAGCGTCGCTGcgaactgcaactgcaacgtcAGCTGTTAACAATGGTTGCtcattgtctgtgtgtgtgtgtgtcgagaACTGCGTGGGGTAGGTGGAGGAGGGGAAAACTTACCTTGGTATGCTAATCAAGTAGCTGAGCAGGCGACGCAAATCCTCCGGCTTGAGACGATCTCGACGCGGCGTTGCGGGAAAGCAAAGCAACGGTCCGCCACGCCTATCGCGTCCGCCAGTTAGAAAGACAACGCGCTcctgcagcagcgtcagcaaaTCGCGAGCACGTTGACCATccatattgttattgttgttgttgttgcttttgttatggCAGCTGTGTTTATGAAGCTGCAACGAAGCTTGCGAGGTTTACAGGGAGGGGGGAGTAAATAGTCTTAACGTTTGTGTAGGCAGCGCAGCATAACGAACTCGAACTCGCCTTGAATTTCacttaatttgcaatatttatatatatattttattttggattgttgttgttacacttttgctgctatttgGGGTTTTCATTGATTTTCGCAAATTTCTCGCTGGCATTTTTCAtggtcacagcagcagcagcagcaatgccgACTGCGGCgagtctctctctttctctcttgctGTGCATATGTGAGTGCTAgcgcgtgcatgtgtgtgggtgggtttTGTTTAGAGCATggaaaaggcaaacaaaaaaaaacaaattaagcaaatggcCACACTTCAGTAATGTgccttaatttttaaattaatttttcacaaATGCAACCCTTGAACTCTGctacactcacacatacacagacagatagagacaacacacacacacacacagtcacgcACACATGTTTGGTAGAGGCACCCACCGAAAAGCGGGCAAATGTTAAATGTCATAAATCAACTCGAAGGCAGCGTCGCCAACAACACCAGCGCACGCAACTGCCGCATAAAACATAAACGCGGAAATATATGTATTCTCACATGTATGCTCgtattcttatttttaaaacacacacacgcacacacatgcacatttaAATCTTGCGTCGGTGGGCGTAGTGGAGTAGGGGAGCACAAACAAATCTCTGTGTTTATTTGAGCGCgcaaaaaatttcataattttatgctCTTGCACTCGTTCTTGGCGTCACATatactttttaattgccaattgcCCATATTGCaatatgttttcattttatgtaCTAGCAACTTCATTAATATCACATCATCActggagcaacagcaacatcttTTTCACAGTTTCAGTGTTCTGCGTCTTGTCTGCCTCTTTGCACCTTCTtctactactgctgctgctgctactgattcttcttcttcttcaccCCAACAAACGCTTCTGGgtacaaattgatttttttcacTCTTTAGCAGCTTTCATTTGCGACCGCACGTTTAAATTACCATTGCATACGCGCACGCATTACACTTGGTGCCAGTAGTTACTCGATAatcacatattttttgtttacactgggcatttgtttaaacaatttaagagcgtgtaaattttgcaaaattttatgcGCTCCGTTcgttctgttgttgttttgagaCTGTTAAGTTTACATTACAGCCCAATGTGCAGTAACATTTCATGCTCAAATTGGCTCTGTTAATATCGAAAGTATCGATAGTATGGAAtcgtttaatttataaatcttacattttaagcaattttttgcattttacggttatattgtatatattatcgACAGTAAGtggtaaaaataaaataaaaaattacattttttgctCTCAACATTAGCagtttagtatttaattaaatttaagaaatccACAGCCCCTATGTTGCCAGATCGTTAAAATTAGCACTGTATGCGTACTAAATTGTGTACTAAAAATCAGCTGTGTACGAAAACATTACAAAAGAAGttcttattttattctttgcaATTGGTTTAAcgttataaattgtaaaaattctGCGCAAAATTAAGGCCGCACTCCATCGCAAAAGGAAATCCCGACAAAAACAACTGCCAGCTCCCGTATCAGACAACGGAAATCCGTACGTATCAGCTGCCAGATTGCAAGTtccaaacaaataatatgaCACCCATTGGTAAACCAATAAAATATTCAGATCATCGCTAGACCAGATTCAGCAGGCACAGTGTCAGCAAAGCTGTAGCAAGTACAGTGGCGAGGATAGCATCGAGAAAGCCATggaaagcaatttaaatcgAATGATTAATCAGTCATTGCGCCATCCGCTTAGCGGCCAGCtcagcaaatatacaaatgttatGAAAGGTGAGTTTGTTTTAAGAAAATGCTGTtacattaataacaattattatctTCAGGCTGGCAGTATCGATGGTTTACGGTGGACGCAAAGACGGGATTCCTCAGCTATTATCTTTGCGACTCGTCAGCGGTGGGCGATGATATTGCTCCCTCGCCACATGTACTGGCAAGCGCACCTCGCGGTCAAGTGCAGCTGGCTGGCGCTTCTGTCTATCCGAGTGACGAGGACTCACGCACATTTTCTATAGCGTGCGCCAACAGTGAGACAATCAAGTTACGTGCCAGCGATGCGCGTGCACGACAAGAATGGGTTGATGGACTACGCGCCGTTGTCGAGAGTCATAGCAAGGCCATGGACATAAGCAACTCTTCGCCTCTGCCGCCTGTCGAGATACTAGCTGCATCTGATGCTATGGTCTCTGCACGCCAGGCCTTGTTCCTTACCGAACAGTGgttagttaatatatttaaattatgtaaattactCTCTTTTATTGACTGGTGTCATTTATGCTAGCAATGCTTCGTTGGCACGCGCCATTGAGAACATCGACTGCGCTTCCTTCACGCCCACGGACCCGGACCTCTTACTGCTCAAAGCCATCTCAACCGCCAGCACTCAATGCTTACACCAGTGTCTTAGCCTACTACAGCGCCATCAAGAAATCAATCAGCCGCCAGCCGAAATCGCCCAACCAAGTATAAGCTTGGCATTGCAATAGCTCGGTCTACTACAGTGAACCCTAACTAAGTTGTGGAAAACTCAAAGCAATAAGTCAACGTTGTTGTGTGTTAAACAGTGATTCagtattaataatttcatagAGTCACGCCTGAAACTTTTATAAATGATAATTGTTATTGAACCCCCGATTAAAGATTAAAGAATTGAAAAGTCGCAtctgcaaattattttttttcaattgtttttataaaatattttttgttttggtttctttttttcgatttttcttttttcatgtTTGGATTAATAAGAACATTCATTTCGacatttaaagttaatttgaaCATAAAGTTTTGCACTAAAGCTTTATAGAAAAAACTGAAGGCCATTCAAGCTTCGtacaaattcattttgctGAAGATTTTGATTATCATTACATAGTAAAAACTAACTGCAATACAACGTCAAAGGATGCTATGTAGTTcatgtggttttttttttgttttttttttgttaatattcatttcatttataccAAAAATGTAAGGACTTATTTGGAACATTAGAGACTATATGGGAAGTTCTATTGATAGGGTGGGGACATGGAgtgttttttgcttgcttgttggtattttatttttaggagAATTATAttcgtacatatgtatagtaTTTATGACTATGGCTATTGCTGCATTGTGTAtactgtaaataataatacttaatattttgtttttaaatttgattttcattttactGTTTGCTATTTGGGAATAAGGACATGCTatctttgttttatatttatacgatttttatgcatttttaattatttattgtgtgctTTAAAACAATAGGTTTGTTATACAAAACGCTTTGCCGAAAGTACGCCTAAAGttttcaacaaaaatatatatttctttaaaaatagttttttttttgccaaactttatctaaataaataaacgaaagttgttgttaattttgcaCTGGGCTTTTggaaaatacataaacaaaacattgagTACATATTATATGAACTTTAGAAAAGGCACTTTAGAAGAGAAAAACGATTAGTTTAAACCAATATTAAATGATCGTTAAGTACCACTAATAAGGATTCTAAATTGTTTGgaaatttcatttaagttGCCGCagtatgcaaaaaataaaaaacaactttCGTTTTcatgtaaattttgttgctaaatttatcaaaattttctataattttgttttgttttgtataaatattttaagtttaaaaaagttgtgttaaatttttacaaatctTTTTTTCTGTTTAGCTTTAATCTAACagttttgcattattttgttcATCTCTGAATTTAATTCCGAAAGGCATTTTatgtgaatttaatttttaatgttttgtattgtttagacctaaacatttaaatttagttgtttCCATATTTAGTGTTTCAGTTTTCTTCAATGCACAtccaaaagtttattaattttgtacaaGTTTTACAATCAATTATAAACTTAGTTCAAAAAATTGGGCACACAattgctaatttataaataattatttaatatattatcgcttttatttagagttttatttcattgcattgttgttgtttttgtttttaggaTTTGCTTGTGGAATGTTCCAGGGGACTGCATTATTTTGggcttgcttaaaattaaagagatcgctatttgtttgatttaaaattatgcgctATAACATAATAATACTTTCATTTTGATTTCGCTTTAAAGAGTTAAGTGtagttaagctaaaattaaaaactagacaataaatttaagtggACTTAAGTAGGCGACcgattttaaatataaaagaataacattacaaaatattttccaatttttGCTTACGCGTTTTGATTGTTTAATTGTATGGACTTGACATGGACGCTCGCGCTCTACTCGCTGCTGGTAGTAATGGGCTCCACCTTGATGCTGTCCGCACTGGACGTCGTTGCGTTGCCAGTTCCTGTTGGCGTTGGAGTTGCGGTGGTCAATGTCGTGGTCGACGATATAGAAGGGATGCctacgccgctgctgccgcccacCAGCTCGGCAAGATCGTCGGCGAAGAGTCGCGTGGGTGAGTAGTCACGCTTGTAGCCCATGTCCAGTCCCAGTTCGGTTAGGGGTGAGTGCAATCTGGGAGTAACGCTGCGATGCGGACTTTTAGACTTTGAGATGCttagctgttgctgatgtgaatgttgttgctgctgctgctgctgctgatgttgttgctgttgctgctgctgctgctgctgctgttggtggaCTGCGGATGAGGCGGCGCTGGCCGCAGGCATGGAACTAGCACCGAAACCGGACTTGTGCGGCTGCATATGATGCGGATGCACCGCTGCCGCCgcaacagctgccgctgcctgctgctgttgatgcagcgcatgttgctgctgttgctggtgcagctgcaactgttgcagatggtgctgctgctgctggctaagCAGCGCTGCGGCGGCGGGATCACGATGCAGTGCAACAGCCATGCTAGGCGGCAGATTCGGCAAGAGGCCAGCGGGACCGCAGGGCGAGGGCGCATGTCGTGGACCCAGCGATGGGTTTGAGCCGCTGCTCAATGCGGGCGATATGCTGGCACGTCCTGGTCCGCCCGCCAAATGTGGCGGCAGATTAAAAAGcccaggcggcggcggccccGCTTCCCCGTGCTGATGCTGCGCAGCTACGGCCATTTGCATCTGCTGGCGAATATTATGAGCtacagcagccacagcggACATTTGCTCCTGTGACATTTGCTGCTCGCCGCCCACAGCGCCACCGCTGGCAGCGCCTCCAGGTCCAGCGCCGCCTCCACCGCTGCCCATGCCGTTCGGACAAGCTAGTGCGCTACCGGGCATGCCGCCACTAGCGCCAGGATAACTCATTGACATGTCCTGTAAGGGAAATGCAGGCTAACGCCGTGGAGAGTTTAGTAAtcttttaaaaacaaactttacaaTCGGATTTAATTGAAGTTGAAAGATAACTGTTAATGAAAGTCGATATAGTCGATATCGACAACATAAATTTGAAGCAAAAACGAAATGCGAAATAGAGTAGGGACTATACATAGCGGCCGAACCCAAATCTCAAACGCACTTCCACCCAACTTAACCAGAAGATAACCCACATCTCAATGACCGATAGGCACACACGCCAGGAGACTGGGAGTGATTTAGGATGAGGTcagagagcgcgcgagagGCGAAGCGAGCAAGCTTTTTCATATGCAATCGATCGAAAGATGTCAGAGTGAGAGCGAAGCGCGTTGCGAGTTCAAGCGATAAAGCGAGACAACAGTTTGCTACCTGCTCAATCGCTTCAACTCGCTCAGAGCGTTCAAAGATTTTGTGGCATGTAGTAGCTCGCAACTCGCAAAGCTCTTACTCTGCCGTCTTCTCGCTTTGCTCATCACTTTTCGCTTCGCTTTGCTTCTCTTATTTCCAAAGTTGCAACTGTGCAGAAAAAGAGGAAGGCGGAACTGCTCTCAGTTCCTAGGGCAGAAGTAggaataaatcaaatttatttttatcaatcaACGTTCAATAGGGATTATGCGTTAAGCACATAGAACCAAAGATGTACCAAAGTGTGGTGAAAGGACTTTATCCTAAGCTAAAGGGCATGGCATGGATTGTTTTGGTTTAAGAGAACTTTTAATAACTTTGTGGgcaaatttgtttactattcGGTTTTTATTCACGCTACCTACCGAGTGCCTACCGTACGGTGGCATATGCGCGGCAAGGCTGTCGTCTTTTAAGTCTTTGTTGTCCCGGAAAACCACCGTCTTGATAACGCCTTTGATGTGCTCGTCTGGCCAAATGCCCAGCAGAATGCGTTGCGGTCGTCCGCGTCCCTTGGGCCTCAAATCGGGGCCACCATCGATTGAGGGACCAAGCATATTGTGCACGCGGTTGGCATAGAGCACAAACGTCGGGTAGGGTATGTCATATTTGCGCGCTGCCTGGGAAAGTGATAGTCCCTCCTTGAGTACGCTGAATATGGCCTCGGCCATAGTTTCGGGTCGCCAGGACTTGAGCGGGCCACGTTCGCGGAAGCGCATATGATGCATGAGATTCTGATTGGTGTTCCAGCATTTTTGCCACATCGATTGCAATTGATACTGATAGCTGTCTGCTGAAGGTGCGACAAAGAGAGAAAATCAGTTTTCTCAAGTGCATGTGGGGCAAGGGAAACAAACCTGCGAGTGTAGAACCGGTGGCGCCCATCCAAGCGTGCGAGTTCTCCATCATTTTTGCCTGTAAAGAGATAGagcacaaaaatatgtatgagAGAAAGAATGGCAACGGGCAAAGACAAATAGTAGCAGCTGAATTGAGTGTGTCttgaattaattgcataacTTGCTTTATTTAGTGCTCAATGCAGCGATTGCAAAATCTAGACCTACTTTTAGTTAATATCAACATgctagcttaaaataatttaactaaatgtgTGGAAATATTATGAACTATTATATTGTTGTTCAAGTTGAATTATAATATAGGGGCTCTGTCTTTTTATAGAGCATGTCACAAGTCGCCTATGTGCAGGCTTGCCTTGTTAACTAGTTCTAACAATATAATGACTGCGATTCTAACGGTAACGATACATTTAACTGCAACTTGAACCCTAGCCTGTTCCGCCCCCAaagtggcgctgctgctgctgctgctgctgacgttgtCTGTTTGCCGAGTGGCTCGTATTGAATTCACTAATTGCATAACAAAgtaacatttgcatattgttcTACATATGCTTAAACGTGTGcttgcatgcatatatgtatacacttgcatacatacatatgtatgtatagccatgtatattgtatgtgtttgtgcgCCGCTTGTCGATAACTTCATTACAAAAATTTCGCATCATAAAACATATTCAAGTGGTACGAGGCGGTGCACTCAAGTTGCCACTTGTGCCCATTTAGGGCTAAGTATTACTTGTAAGTTTACCATGTGACTGAATAGCAGTTTATTTCGttcctgttttttttttgttgttgtatttgtgttATGAGTAATCACAGCTGCCAGACAATGCGCAGCGCTCTGATGTTGTTCTCCGAAATTTTCGTTGTATACTTTTATGGGCAACTAACATGCAAGTTGCCAAAGTTCCGAGTGtacagctgctggccacatTTAGTTTTTGAGCTTATTATGGCGTAAATTATATATGATTTTAAATGGCGCGCTGctattgcaatttgtttttgcaatttttctttCTCACATTTAAAAGCTAGGCGAAATTACTCTATTTAGACATGGAATATTGGCCCGTTTTATAGTTTGAAAATAACTggactttttaattatttttaatttaagtatttgGTGTAGTTATTCTTAAATTTCATACTTCTAAACTAATTTTCGATGCTTTGAGATTTAAAAGTTGCATCTTAGTCTTTTTAAGCTATGATTAAACTATCGATAACACGTCTCGATGTTGCTCATCGATTAGATTTTAAGCAGGCCTACACAGGTCGAAGCCATTACCTGCTTACTTACACTGAAgtaattaattacatataaaGACTGACAAAATAACATTCTTTTCTAATAAGTTAAAGTTTAGTAATGCTGATGTCAGTGGACTCATCCACAAAAGGCTATATTCTGAATGTCTGAGCGTAAATATGTGCACTGGATATTATatgatttaaatgcatttagttCTGCACAATTTAATCTCTTTTGCAGTGCCACAGGCTGCAAATTGGGTCGAACATAATTTAGCCAAATGATCCATTGCTCAGCAATCTGAGTGCTCTGCAATAATTCAAGTTCACTTCCCTACTAAAATGAGAAGTCAGTTCTGATAAGTAACGCAATAACGTATcaaaaacttatatatttattaatggcTAGCATATGAAAATATGCTTGATTTATGGCTAAaagcattttcaaaattaataggCCGTTTCAAAATATGCTAGATCTACATAGGAACATATCGTCATGACAATTTTCTCTTTGCGTACTCTTATGGTTCTCTTTACTTAATAGTTCAACTAATTGctagctaaataaaatgaatattaaataatttatgccacaCTCGCACTCATAGCttaattaatagcaaaattggtaatgcaagcaaaaaaatgtgtaatgaattcaattaaaagcaattaaaatgtaaacaaaaagcaaaaacaacaaaaaaactgGTGCTGCATTTGGTCATTTTGGGGCTGGCGCCATAAATTGTGGCACCTAATAAATTGACACTCTGTCATTGTGCGGCATATTCAGTTTATGCGGCACTGCCCCATAACCCCTTCAATAAAATCCACACGAGTGGCTGTTATCCTGTTGTTGTCCTTTTTTTCACACGCGCATGCACATGCAAcaattgtatgcatgtgtctgtgtgtgtgtgtaaaactgcagcgccaaaaacaaaaattataaaaagccGCGTGTGTggacaaacaaaatgcaaaacggcctcgcaaaaaacaaaaacaactcaaaataaaaatatggcATGAGTGGCAAATCCCCTGGTCATGCACATAGGGCTAATCTTCCGATACGGCTGCTGTCCAGCTGTTGATGCGGCTATGTGGTGCACCGCAGCGTTTAAACGGTTTGCCAGTCATTTTTTCACATCATTGATTGCTTATTAGATTATAAAACGCGCGGTTGGGCACCGAACGGCCTTCAATGaattttttcgattttatttCGTGATTTTTGATGTCCCGACACGTGCTTGCTGACACGCCTACAGCTGCACTGCGCTGACTGCGCCCCCCATTTAATGTGCTGCCAACAACAGGCAGGcgcattcaaaataaaaaaagcaaaaaagtccATAAAAAATCCAGCTCTGTTGCAATTTGTGCGCCCAAAAATATGGACATTGCTCGTGTATAGGTGAGAGCACCATAGAAAATAgggtttttaatattttttgtttttgtggcaatAGACTATTAAAGATACGTGATTTATAACTGTACaaatattgataaaaaaatgcttatgGGCATTTTATGGGCCAGTAAAATGAgtaaagaaaatattgaaacaCACACTTTGTAAACTTTGTTTAGAAATCGAGAATGAAGTGTTACCAATTGTTcggtatataaaatttgatttatggcaaagtatttaaaaagcttttataGACTGGCTCTGTAGTTGTTAAGCAAGTTGacatgaattaaatattttatttttatcaggTACAGTTTTATTCAGGTACTATAAGAGTTAGTGTCATTGTATTTATGTCGATTATctgtttaaaaaacaaattattcaattgttaaattttgaagAAGGTTTGGGTATCATAAATACGAATGATTTTTGAATGTACATTGTTTTCTAAAACATCAGgtaaatattgcattaaaagAATGCTAAAGCTACATTCGTATAACGTGCATTAAGGAAAACGAAATCGTATGAGGCCCATTTGTTGGTTGGAGTATATAAGATATGGCGGCAAAAATAATGTCCCCTAGCCCTTAAAAGTGCAAATTGTGTTACCTTAAACCATCTGGAAGCTGATTTGGGTTGgtcttttttaaaattttgtgtatataaatatagtgcGTTGGCATCCTATAATTATAACTTAAGCAGCTTGATCTTCTAGCTTCTCAATAGCTAAtactaatacaaataatttgctttaatatttgcttttcaatCTCAATCGAAGTtgggttaaaaaaaaaaattgttatgcatATCATAGCTTAGATTTAAATGCGTATGGGCTAAAAATATGTTCAACTTTTtatagctgttgttgtgttaTTTTAGGGTCCGTTTTATCAGCATTTAGGCATTGCGCCTACATGTAGgcaatacttttttttttttttaccaaatGCTAAAGTTgcgtgcatgcgtgtgtgggtgtgtgcgcttgttacttgttgtttttaaaagtTAACGCATTATTTTGTCGATTGCTGGTTTAGCCACAACTTTTGCCGTGCTTAGCTCATTTACcagctgcaaaaagttttagtttgtataaattaCCGTAAACAATGATAAAAAATTGTGCGCacacaaaattaaagttttgtttttgtggtgtggtgtgtgtgtttttttttttgttcacaGCACCAAATGCTGATTGGCTAAACACGATTGCAAGGTAATTAGTCTGCCAACTGCAAAACGCATGCAAAGCCAACAGaactagaaaataaaaacaaattaaaatcaaaaacgtTTGCATGGCTTTGATGATTGGCAATTGCACACTGTACgctaaagtttataattaatatatatttacagcaAGGCCAACAGTTAATTTGTGTTGCATGGCACTTAACTAGAGTTGTTTATTAGCTTAATTCCTTAATTCCAATATTAGTTGCGATGCAATTATCAAAATTATTGACGACCTACTATATGCCCTACTACAAGGGTCTTCCTACCTTTACACCCTACTTAGGCTTACGAATAAAAGTGAATTGAATGCGTTTCAGAATTTGGACTTTCGATCTTGCTAAGCAGGATAAATGCTACAAGTAAAGTAAGTCCTGCAAGTAACCCAAcataatttctataataaataacattcTTAGATAAGCAGAGACTTAAATCGATTTAGATAGAAAGCTTCTAGAAATATCGTAGTAGTTTTTcagtagttttttttttcttttctaaatttgcattcttattttttaaattgtttagcttACGAATTGTGTTTAGCCTCAAAAGCTATTTGATCTCCTGAAGTATTCTTGTATGCTGGAATACGTTTTAGGTCCTGTCTATTGTTCTTGCCAAGCTCATCCAACTTAGTTTGCAGCTGACTCACAATTCTAGTTATTTGCGCAATGCTTAGcctatttgtttttatatttatgtagatATTCTCATCTTTATGTTTGCTCAGTTTCATATTATATTCCATTGTTtagaaa
The DNA window shown above is from Drosophila busckii strain San Diego stock center, stock number 13000-0081.31 chromosome 3L, ASM1175060v1, whole genome shotgun sequence and carries:
- the LOC108599038 gene encoding oxysterol-binding protein-related protein 11 — encoded protein: MESNLNRMINQSLRHPLSGQLSKYTNVMKGWQYRWFTVDAKTGFLSYYLCDSSAVGDDIAPSPHVLASAPRGQVQLAGASVYPSDEDSRTFSIACANSETIKLRASDARARQEWVDGLRAVVESHSKAMDISNSSPLPPVEILAASDAMVSARQALFLTEQCNASLARAIENIDCASFTPTDPDLLLLKAISTASTQCLHQCLSLLQRHQEINQPPAEIAQPSISLALQ
- the LOC108597904 gene encoding protein bric-a-brac 1, encoding MASTAAPTPTLPRQSSSSSSDAIDRSEQLDSETNATEQAQAAQRQRSGGTPPRNTTTPPSATDKPNTPPPTPLGSPNPVGSSSPGSTSTQQQLPQQFCLRWNNYQSNLTTIFDQLLQNESFVDVTLACDGRSMKAHKMVLSACSPYFQTLLAETPCQHPIVIMRDVNWCDLKAIVEFMYRGEINVSQDQIGPLLRIAEMLKVRGLADVTHMEELNAAAAEAAADTAAASPAQVSPKDTTRGAEDLLAFMQPEKKLRTSAAAAASSDWDCGELRLSPLERQQSRNVRKRRWPSTDTIFNPPASPLSSLIAAERLEQEQKERERQRDCSLMTPPPKPPGSSTPRRLTPAAVLESALQGLEMPSPATTPAPSISSSAAAAAAAAARCSRALPQSLPSPSPQLQQQAHHAASAGVGVGVGVHAAAAEARFPLGMDLPPPPHHHGGPSTSGSLADDLEIKPGIAEMIREEERAKMMENSHAWMGATGSTLADSYQYQLQSMWQKCWNTNQNLMHHMRFRERGPLKSWRPETMAEAIFSVLKEGLSLSQAARKYDIPYPTFVLYANRVHNMLGPSIDGGPDLRPKGRGRPQRILLGIWPDEHIKGVIKTVVFRDNKDLKDDSLAAHMPPYGRHSDMSMSYPGASGGMPGSALACPNGMGSGGGGAGPGGAASGGAVGGEQQMSQEQMSAVAAVAHNIRQQMQMAVAAQHQHGEAGPPPPGLFNLPPHLAGGPGRASISPALSSGSNPSLGPRHAPSPCGPAGLLPNLPPSMAVALHRDPAAAALLSQQQQHHLQQLQLHQQQQQHALHQQQQAAAAVAAAAVHPHHMQPHKSGFGASSMPAASAASSAVHQQQQQQQQQQQQHQQQQQQQQHSHQQQLSISKSKSPHRSVTPRLHSPLTELGLDMGYKRDYSPTRLFADDLAELVGGSSGVGIPSISSTTTLTTATPTPTGTGNATTSSADSIKVEPITTSSE